Proteins co-encoded in one Gemmatimonadota bacterium genomic window:
- a CDS encoding pH regulation protein F yields the protein MFIAAMIGILVTMALALCRALLGPTVYDRILSVNMFGTKTVLFIAVLGFLTDRPDFLDLALIYVLINFIGTLAVLKFVTYNDLGADPEEQNRAQTP from the coding sequence ATGTTTATTGCGGCAATGATCGGCATATTGGTCACCATGGCACTGGCACTTTGCCGCGCCCTATTGGGGCCGACTGTGTACGATCGCATCCTATCGGTAAATATGTTTGGCACCAAAACCGTATTATTCATTGCCGTACTCGGATTTTTAACTGACCGACCCGATTTTCTGGACCTCGCCCTTATTTATGTATTGATCAACTTTATCGGTACATTGGCCGTTCTAAAATTTGTGACCTATAATGATCTGGGCGCCGATCCCGAAGAACAAAACAGGGCCCAAACACCATGA